Proteins encoded within one genomic window of Papio anubis isolate 15944 chromosome X, Panubis1.0, whole genome shotgun sequence:
- the TIMM17B gene encoding mitochondrial import inner membrane translocase subunit Tim17-B isoform X3 — protein sequence MEEYAREPCPWRIVDDCGGAFTMGVIGGGVFQAIKGFRNAPVVMQIAEAPLFTYPCSRSVSPTVNVSSERAGSRSTLFMAVSLHMAWCLAHIGIRHRLRGSTNAVRIRAPQIGGSFAVWGGLFSTIDCGLVRLRGKEDPWNSITSGALTGAVLAARSGPLAMVGSAMMGGILLALIEGVGILLTRYTAQQFRNAPPFLEDPSQLPPKDGTPAPGYPSYQQYH from the exons ATGGAGGAGTACGCTCGGGAACCTTG CCCATGGCGAATTGTGGATGATTGCGGTGGAGCCTTCACTATGGGTGTCATCGGTGGCGGAGTCTTCCAGGCCATCAAGGGTTTCCGCAATGCCCCTGTTGTGA TGCAGATTGCTGAAGCGCCCTTGTTTACTTATCCTTGCTCAAGGTCTGTGTCTCCCACTGTTAATGTGAGCTCTGAGAGGGCAGGGAGCAGATCTACCTTGTTCATGGCTGTATCTCTGCATATGgcatggtgcttggcacataTA gGAATTCGGCACCGGTTGAGAGGTAGTACCAACGCTGTGAGGATCCGAGCCCCCCAGATTGGAG GTAGCTTCGCAGTGTGGGGGGGCCTGTTCTCCACCATCGACTGTGGCCTGGTGCGGCTTCGGGGCAAGGAGGATCCCTGGAACTCTATCACCAGTGGAGCGTTGACCGGGGCTGTACTGGCTGCCCGCA GTGGCCCACTGGCCATGGTGGGCTCAGCGATGATGGGGGGCATCCTGTTGGCCCTCATTGAGGGCGTTGGCATCCTCCTCACTCGCTACACGGCCCAGCAGTTCCGAAATG CGCCCCCATTCCTGGAGGACCCCAGCCAGCTGCCCCCTAAGGACGGCACCCCAGCCCCAGGCTATCCCAGCTATCAGCAGTACCACTGA
- the TIMM17B gene encoding mitochondrial import inner membrane translocase subunit Tim17-B isoform X2: MEEYAREPCPWRIVDDCGGAFTMGVIGGGVFQAIKGFRNAPVGIRHRLRGSTNAVRIRAPQIGGSFAVWGGLFSTIDCGLVRLRGKEDPWNSITSGALTGAVLAARSGPLAMVGSAMMGGILLALIEGVGILLTRYTAQQFRNAPPFLEDPSQLPPKDGTPAPGYPSYQQYH; this comes from the exons ATGGAGGAGTACGCTCGGGAACCTTG CCCATGGCGAATTGTGGATGATTGCGGTGGAGCCTTCACTATGGGTGTCATCGGTGGCGGAGTCTTCCAGGCCATCAAGGGTTTCCGCAATGCCCCTGTT gGAATTCGGCACCGGTTGAGAGGTAGTACCAACGCTGTGAGGATCCGAGCCCCCCAGATTGGAG GTAGCTTCGCAGTGTGGGGGGGCCTGTTCTCCACCATCGACTGTGGCCTGGTGCGGCTTCGGGGCAAGGAGGATCCCTGGAACTCTATCACCAGTGGAGCGTTGACCGGGGCTGTACTGGCTGCCCGCA GTGGCCCACTGGCCATGGTGGGCTCAGCGATGATGGGGGGCATCCTGTTGGCCCTCATTGAGGGCGTTGGCATCCTCCTCACTCGCTACACGGCCCAGCAGTTCCGAAATG CGCCCCCATTCCTGGAGGACCCCAGCCAGCTGCCCCCTAAGGACGGCACCCCAGCCCCAGGCTATCCCAGCTATCAGCAGTACCACTGA
- the TIMM17B gene encoding mitochondrial import inner membrane translocase subunit Tim17-B isoform X1 yields the protein MGTGIRTVAATPRPAVGVGRGRHRPHRAMYQTRGTLNVSPATPTRFLSLGLRYEGPQPSPLRSPWRIVDDCGGAFTMGVIGGGVFQAIKGFRNAPVGIRHRLRGSTNAVRIRAPQIGGSFAVWGGLFSTIDCGLVRLRGKEDPWNSITSGALTGAVLAARSGPLAMVGSAMMGGILLALIEGVGILLTRYTAQQFRNAPPFLEDPSQLPPKDGTPAPGYPSYQQYH from the exons ATGGGCACTGGCATCCGGACTGTTGCTGCGACGCCAAGGCCAGCCGTGGGGGTCGGGCGGGGGAGGCACCGGCCGCACAGAGCCATGTACCAGACTCGGGGGACTCTTAACGTATCTCCCGCTACCCCTACTCGGTTCCTGTCACTCGGGCTCCGTTATGAGGGGCCACAACCGTCTCCCCTCAGAAG CCCATGGCGAATTGTGGATGATTGCGGTGGAGCCTTCACTATGGGTGTCATCGGTGGCGGAGTCTTCCAGGCCATCAAGGGTTTCCGCAATGCCCCTGTT gGAATTCGGCACCGGTTGAGAGGTAGTACCAACGCTGTGAGGATCCGAGCCCCCCAGATTGGAG GTAGCTTCGCAGTGTGGGGGGGCCTGTTCTCCACCATCGACTGTGGCCTGGTGCGGCTTCGGGGCAAGGAGGATCCCTGGAACTCTATCACCAGTGGAGCGTTGACCGGGGCTGTACTGGCTGCCCGCA GTGGCCCACTGGCCATGGTGGGCTCAGCGATGATGGGGGGCATCCTGTTGGCCCTCATTGAGGGCGTTGGCATCCTCCTCACTCGCTACACGGCCCAGCAGTTCCGAAATG CGCCCCCATTCCTGGAGGACCCCAGCCAGCTGCCCCCTAAGGACGGCACCCCAGCCCCAGGCTATCCCAGCTATCAGCAGTACCACTGA